From Proteiniborus sp. MB09-C3, the proteins below share one genomic window:
- a CDS encoding TIGR03936 family radical SAM-associated protein, giving the protein MKIRAKFTKQEYIKYISHLDLMRVFQRAFRRANIPVKYSEGFNPHPQFSLATALALGVSSDGEYMDVELDTYIEPEEFKQRLNIVLPNGIKILKAVFSDDKDSIVSLIRWATYIIGFSTKEKVTPEEITSEIDSFLSREELILTKEKKKGKKVTVKQHNVRERIKELFLLSNENDTIILKTTLMTGSQGNLKPEEVVELLKEYTEIKIEEDSLKLHRLELFVEKDGAASLPI; this is encoded by the coding sequence ATGAAGATAAGAGCTAAGTTTACAAAACAAGAGTATATAAAATATATTTCTCACCTTGATTTAATGAGAGTTTTTCAGAGAGCATTTAGACGTGCTAATATCCCAGTAAAATATAGTGAAGGATTTAATCCACATCCTCAGTTTTCTTTAGCTACGGCTTTAGCTTTGGGAGTATCAAGTGATGGGGAATATATGGATGTTGAATTAGATACATATATTGAACCAGAAGAATTTAAGCAAAGATTGAATATAGTATTGCCAAATGGGATAAAAATATTAAAGGCGGTATTTTCAGATGACAAAGATTCAATAGTATCCTTAATACGATGGGCTACCTATATAATAGGATTTTCAACTAAAGAAAAGGTAACTCCAGAGGAGATTACAAGCGAGATAGATAGTTTTTTAAGCAGGGAAGAACTTATCTTAACTAAGGAAAAAAAGAAAGGGAAGAAGGTAACTGTAAAGCAACACAATGTTAGAGAAAGAATAAAAGAATTATTTCTTCTATCAAATGAAAATGATACAATTATACTTAAGACTACTTTAATGACAGGAAGTCAGGGAAACTTAAAACCAGAAGAAGTTGTAGAGTTACTTAAAGAGTATACAGAAATAAAGATTGAAGAAGATAGCTTAAAGCTTCATAGACTTGAGCTATTTGTTGAAAAAGATGGTGCAGCTTCTTTACCTATATAA
- a CDS encoding M50 family metallopeptidase, producing MKILKIKNISIKVNIFMLIVFALYFMLGYFIEVLVIVFTVLIHEISHSLAARKCGFEINEIEIFPFGGIARFEYMKTIYPKEEIFICAIGPLSNFAVMIVFMGLKSLYFDNYLFDYIIKINKLMFIINIFPVFPLDGGKIIRAVLSLFIGYKSSTTKLSYITYMLCTIIILYDILNGLIGDGTSLSLIAVFTIIAAKKEREMAAFAFIKSITGKTNEINRKKKMKAHLLVCIKTINIKEALDCFLPNRYHIFIIIKSNGETIGTITESQLLEGIYSYGLDITLEELLIETKK from the coding sequence ATGAAGATATTAAAAATTAAAAACATTAGCATTAAAGTAAATATTTTTATGCTAATTGTATTTGCGTTATACTTTATGCTTGGTTATTTTATTGAAGTCCTTGTTATAGTATTTACTGTTTTAATTCATGAGATTTCTCATAGCCTTGCGGCTAGAAAGTGCGGATTTGAGATAAACGAAATCGAAATATTTCCTTTTGGAGGAATAGCGAGATTTGAGTACATGAAAACAATTTACCCTAAGGAAGAAATATTTATATGTGCAATAGGGCCTCTAAGTAATTTTGCAGTAATGATTGTATTTATGGGACTTAAAAGTCTTTATTTTGATAATTATTTATTTGATTATATAATTAAAATTAATAAACTGATGTTTATAATAAATATTTTTCCTGTCTTTCCTCTTGATGGTGGCAAGATAATTAGAGCTGTATTATCCTTATTTATTGGTTATAAATCTTCTACAACTAAGCTGTCATATATTACATATATGCTATGTACAATTATTATACTCTATGATATATTAAATGGGTTAATAGGTGATGGCACAAGCTTAAGTCTAATAGCAGTATTTACTATAATAGCTGCCAAGAAAGAAAGGGAAATGGCAGCTTTTGCTTTCATAAAATCTATTACAGGAAAAACAAATGAAATTAATAGGAAAAAGAAAATGAAGGCTCATCTTTTAGTTTGTATTAAAACAATCAATATAAAAGAAGCCTTAGATTGTTTTTTACCTAATAGATACCATATATTTATTATTATCAAAAGTAATGGGGAAACTATTGGTACTATAACAGAAAGCCAATTACTAGAGGGGATATATAGCTATGGTCTTGATATTACACTAGAAGAACTACTAATAGAAACTAAAAAATGA
- the mgsA gene encoding methylglyoxal synthase, producing the protein MNIALIAHDNKKKQLVNFSIAYKHILEKHSLFATGTTGKLIIEATGLSIVRMMSGPLGGDQQIGAKVASNEMDLIIFLRDPLTSQPHEPDVQALLRLSDVHSIPIATNIATAELLIKSLERGDMHWREIISQSKEHNHID; encoded by the coding sequence ATGAATATTGCTTTAATAGCCCATGATAATAAAAAAAAGCAGCTAGTTAATTTTTCCATTGCATATAAGCATATTCTTGAAAAGCATAGTCTTTTTGCTACAGGAACCACTGGTAAGTTAATTATAGAAGCTACAGGCCTCAGTATAGTTCGCATGATGTCAGGCCCTTTAGGAGGAGATCAGCAAATAGGAGCAAAAGTAGCAAGCAATGAAATGGATCTTATAATCTTTTTAAGAGATCCCCTAACGTCTCAGCCTCATGAGCCAGATGTTCAGGCACTGCTTAGATTAAGTGATGTTCACTCTATTCCTATCGCTACAAACATTGCCACAGCAGAGCTTTTGATAAAATCCCTTGAAAGAGGAGATATGCATTGGAGAGAAATTATTAGCCAATCTAAAGAGCATAATCATATAGATTAA
- the rpmA gene encoding 50S ribosomal protein L27, which yields MIRINLQLFASKKGVGSSKNGRDSESKRLGVKRADGQFVPAGNILVRQRGTKIHPGLNVGRGGDDTLFATIDGVVKFERKGKDKKQVSVYPVETLA from the coding sequence ATGATTAGAATAAACTTACAGCTGTTTGCATCTAAAAAAGGAGTAGGTAGCTCTAAGAATGGCCGTGATAGTGAATCTAAAAGATTAGGCGTTAAAAGAGCAGATGGACAATTTGTTCCAGCAGGCAATATATTAGTTAGACAAAGAGGAACAAAAATCCATCCAGGTTTAAATGTAGGCAGAGGTGGAGATGACACTTTGTTTGCTACAATTGACGGAGTTGTTAAATTTGAAAGAAAAGGTAAAGACAAAAAGCAAGTTAGTGTTTACCCAGTAGAAACATTAGCATAA
- a CDS encoding Spo0B domain-containing protein, producing MEGGDSISVQISIFIAIILFVLSLTSIGSLFLLIRNKHEGYKLRQEMELGFLKKTKYLLREQRHDYMNIFQIIYGYLQLNNIDKGMEHIKKAITISSNSSKCYYISIFSISLLLEKKAKLGESKGVEVIFDVDSYVDSEIRNIKDENVIIECISKLFDFFIDCTYKDKGERKLFIDIYEDIDKIEFVFSGDIDANLLEQRSKAINNIVKIDDGYEVVFYFDKTKDLLLEDTIYSMSNSY from the coding sequence TTGGAAGGAGGTGATAGTATTAGTGTTCAAATAAGTATTTTTATTGCAATTATATTATTTGTTTTATCTTTGACTAGTATAGGATCATTATTTTTACTTATTAGGAATAAACATGAAGGATATAAACTAAGACAAGAAATGGAGCTTGGTTTCTTAAAAAAAACTAAGTATTTATTAAGAGAACAAAGGCATGATTACATGAATATTTTTCAGATTATATATGGATATTTACAGTTAAATAATATAGACAAGGGCATGGAACATATTAAAAAGGCAATAACTATTTCATCTAATTCTAGTAAATGTTATTATATATCTATTTTTTCTATTTCATTGCTTTTAGAAAAAAAAGCAAAACTGGGTGAAAGTAAAGGGGTAGAAGTTATTTTTGATGTTGATAGCTATGTGGATAGTGAAATTAGAAATATTAAAGACGAAAATGTAATTATAGAATGTATTTCCAAATTATTTGATTTTTTCATTGATTGTACATATAAAGATAAGGGAGAAAGAAAGCTTTTTATAGACATATATGAGGATATCGATAAAATTGAATTTGTTTTTAGTGGAGATATTGATGCAAATTTATTGGAACAAAGGAGCAAAGCTATAAATAATATAGTTAAAATCGACGATGGATATGAGGTAGTGTTTTACTTTGATAAAACAAAAGATTTACTTTTAGAAGATACTATTTACTCCATGTCAAATAGTTATTAA
- a CDS encoding Rne/Rng family ribonuclease: MSQIIIDVGLQENRVAVMENAELVELYIEKDDNKRTVGNIYKGRVVNVLPGMQAAFVDIGLEKNAFLYVKDAIPKEMLSNKRINLKDISIKDVIKSGQDIVVQVIKEPFGNKGARVTTHITIPGRHIVLMPYTDYIGVSRRINDETERNRLREIIESVKPANMGLILRTASEGLELEDFKEDIRFLLKVLNKIDSERNLGFAPRVMYKDLDLIHRTVRDLFTNNIGKLIINSRDEYKSIVELIEMISPQLKSRVEYFDSSHDIFGYFGIEQAIHRALDRKVWLKSGGYVVIDETEALTSIDVNTGKYVGSIDLEDTVLRTNMEAAREIAKQLRLRNIGGIIIIDFIDMNNELHEKEVLEVLENELKKDRTKSTVLGMTQLGLVEMTRKKVRSRLTTNLLMECPYCNGTGKVYSESSVLSLIDKEAKRLRLHTSAEAAVLEVNPHTEGYLRENNNYFIKRIEEEYGIKLFVRANQSIHHNEVRVKNIGKIDFIKGILGE; the protein is encoded by the coding sequence ATGAGTCAAATAATAATTGATGTGGGTTTACAAGAAAATAGAGTAGCCGTTATGGAGAATGCTGAACTAGTAGAATTATATATAGAGAAGGACGATAATAAAAGAACTGTTGGCAACATATACAAGGGGAGAGTTGTCAATGTGCTACCGGGTATGCAAGCAGCATTTGTTGACATAGGCTTAGAGAAAAATGCTTTTCTTTATGTAAAAGATGCAATTCCTAAAGAGATGCTCTCAAACAAAAGAATCAATCTTAAGGATATATCCATTAAGGATGTCATCAAATCAGGACAAGACATTGTTGTGCAGGTAATAAAGGAGCCCTTTGGAAACAAAGGAGCAAGAGTAACTACCCATATTACCATACCTGGCAGACATATTGTGCTTATGCCTTATACTGATTATATAGGAGTATCAAGGCGCATAAATGATGAGACTGAAAGAAATAGGTTAAGAGAAATTATTGAGAGTGTTAAGCCTGCTAATATGGGATTGATATTAAGAACTGCAAGCGAAGGCTTAGAACTAGAGGATTTCAAGGAGGATATAAGATTTCTACTAAAAGTATTAAACAAAATTGATAGTGAAAGAAACCTAGGATTTGCACCTAGAGTTATGTACAAAGACCTTGATTTAATCCATAGAACAGTGAGAGATTTGTTTACAAATAATATCGGAAAGCTGATAATCAATAGCAGAGATGAGTATAAGAGTATAGTAGAGCTTATAGAGATGATATCTCCACAATTGAAATCTAGGGTTGAGTATTTTGATTCTAGCCATGATATATTCGGATATTTTGGAATTGAGCAGGCAATTCACAGAGCCTTAGACAGGAAGGTTTGGTTAAAAAGCGGAGGCTATGTAGTAATAGATGAAACAGAGGCTTTGACGTCAATAGACGTGAATACTGGTAAATATGTAGGCAGTATTGATCTAGAGGATACAGTCCTCAGAACTAATATGGAGGCAGCAAGAGAAATAGCTAAACAGCTAAGGCTAAGAAATATTGGTGGAATAATAATTATTGATTTTATTGATATGAATAATGAATTACACGAGAAGGAAGTTCTAGAAGTATTAGAAAACGAACTAAAAAAAGATAGAACAAAGTCTACTGTTTTAGGAATGACTCAGCTAGGTTTAGTGGAAATGACAAGGAAGAAAGTAAGGAGTAGATTAACTACTAATTTATTAATGGAATGTCCTTATTGTAATGGTACAGGTAAAGTTTACTCAGAAAGCTCAGTACTGAGTTTAATCGACAAGGAAGCAAAGAGATTAAGGCTGCATACTAGTGCAGAAGCAGCTGTTTTAGAAGTAAACCCTCATACAGAAGGGTATTTGAGAGAAAACAATAACTATTTTATAAAAAGAATAGAAGAAGAATATGGTATTAAGCTATTTGTAAGAGCAAATCAATCTATTCATCATAATGAAGTCAGAGTAAAGAATATAGGAAAAATAGATTTTATAAAAGGAATTTTAGGGGAATGA
- a CDS encoding TIGR03960 family B12-binding radical SAM protein, whose product MLDKGQFEKILNRVEKPARYIGKEQNISLKDITEDTVRFAFAFPDVYEVGMSHLGMHILYNLLNSKDDIYCERVFAPWTDMEEEMRKNNILLYALESKDFIKDFDFMGFTLQYEMSYTNIINMIDLAGISIMSKDRKNDDPFIIAGGPCAYNPEPLVGIVDFFVIGEGEEVTLEIIEIYKKWRKSGGERKEYLEAIASIEGVYVPELYNVDYNEDGTIKAFYPMDAKHPTKIKKRIIKNLDEAFFPDKIIVPFIETVHDRVMLEIFRGCTRGCRFCQAGIIYRPVRERSMDTLLESARKLIEATGHEEISLSSLSTSDYSQILELVNKLIEEYKDKKVGLSLPSLRLDSFPLEVIEEIQKVRKTGLTFAPEAGTQRLRDVINKGITEKDLFKSTEEAFGSGWSTVKLYFMIGLPTETFDDVMGIKDLAYRVKDIFFKMPREQRKGNLKVTVSTSCFVPKPFTPFQWYPQDSIEMFNKKINLLKSSIKDNKVTYNHHDSRLSYLEAVLARGDRRLSDVLIKAWKKGCKFDSWGDKFSFEKWLEAFEETGIDPDFYASRERSYDEILPWDFIDVGVSKKYLINENEKAKKGELTKDCRKGCTGCGINKSFTGGVC is encoded by the coding sequence ATGTTAGATAAAGGGCAGTTTGAAAAAATTTTAAATAGAGTTGAAAAGCCGGCTAGGTATATTGGAAAGGAACAGAATATTTCATTAAAAGATATTACTGAAGATACGGTTAGATTTGCATTTGCTTTTCCTGATGTTTATGAGGTAGGTATGTCTCATCTAGGGATGCATATTCTCTACAATCTCTTAAACAGTAAGGATGATATATACTGTGAAAGAGTGTTTGCACCTTGGACTGATATGGAAGAAGAAATGAGAAAGAACAATATTCTATTGTATGCTCTAGAAAGCAAAGATTTTATAAAAGATTTTGACTTTATGGGATTCACACTTCAATATGAGATGAGCTATACGAATATAATCAATATGATTGACCTGGCAGGAATTTCTATTATGTCAAAGGATAGGAAAAATGACGATCCATTTATTATTGCTGGAGGGCCCTGCGCTTATAATCCAGAGCCATTGGTTGGAATTGTGGACTTTTTTGTAATAGGTGAAGGAGAAGAAGTAACACTAGAAATAATTGAGATATATAAAAAGTGGAGAAAAAGTGGAGGAGAAAGAAAAGAGTATTTAGAAGCAATAGCTAGCATTGAAGGAGTATATGTGCCAGAGCTTTATAATGTAGATTATAACGAAGACGGGACTATAAAAGCCTTTTATCCTATGGATGCCAAGCATCCAACTAAGATTAAAAAAAGAATTATAAAAAATCTTGATGAAGCATTTTTCCCTGATAAAATAATAGTTCCATTCATAGAAACTGTTCATGATAGGGTAATGCTAGAAATATTTAGAGGTTGTACAAGAGGCTGTAGATTTTGTCAAGCAGGAATCATATATAGACCTGTGAGAGAGAGAAGCATGGATACTTTACTTGAATCTGCTAGAAAGCTTATAGAAGCAACAGGCCATGAGGAAATATCACTTTCTTCTTTAAGTACCAGTGATTACTCTCAGATTCTTGAATTAGTGAATAAACTCATAGAAGAATACAAGGATAAAAAGGTTGGTTTATCTTTACCTTCTCTTAGATTGGATTCTTTTCCTTTAGAGGTAATTGAAGAGATTCAAAAGGTGAGAAAAACAGGCTTGACATTTGCACCTGAAGCGGGTACTCAAAGACTCCGAGATGTGATAAATAAGGGAATTACAGAAAAAGACCTGTTTAAATCCACTGAGGAGGCTTTTGGCTCTGGCTGGTCAACTGTAAAATTGTATTTTATGATAGGATTACCTACTGAAACCTTTGACGATGTTATGGGAATAAAGGATTTGGCATATAGGGTAAAAGATATTTTCTTTAAAATGCCTAGAGAGCAAAGGAAGGGCAATTTAAAAGTAACAGTGAGTACTTCTTGCTTTGTCCCAAAGCCCTTTACGCCTTTCCAATGGTATCCTCAGGATAGTATTGAGATGTTTAATAAGAAGATTAATCTACTGAAAAGCAGTATCAAAGATAATAAGGTAACATATAATCATCATGATTCTAGATTAAGTTATTTAGAAGCAGTTCTAGCACGAGGGGACAGGCGTTTATCAGACGTATTGATAAAAGCATGGAAAAAGGGATGCAAATTTGATAGCTGGGGAGATAAATTTAGCTTTGAAAAATGGCTTGAAGCATTTGAGGAAACAGGAATAGACCCAGATTTTTATGCTTCTAGAGAAAGAAGCTATGATGAGATTCTTCCATGGGATTTTATAGATGTAGGAGTTTCGAAAAAATATCTTATAAATGAAAATGAAAAGGCTAAAAAAGGTGAGCTTACTAAAGATTGTAGAAAAGGATGTACTGGTTGTGGTATCAATAAAAGTTTTACAGGTGGTGTTTGCTAA
- the rplU gene encoding 50S ribosomal protein L21, with amino-acid sequence MYAVVETGGKQYRVQEGDVVFIEKVDGNEGESLNFDKILLVSNGEEVKVGKPYVDGVSVTGNIVEHGKAKKVVVFKFKRKKDFRKKQGHRQPYTKVKIEKING; translated from the coding sequence ATGTACGCAGTAGTTGAGACAGGCGGAAAGCAATATAGAGTTCAAGAGGGAGATGTTGTCTTCATTGAAAAAGTTGATGGAAACGAAGGCGAATCTTTAAATTTTGATAAAATACTTTTAGTTTCTAATGGTGAAGAGGTAAAAGTAGGCAAGCCATATGTAGATGGCGTTTCTGTAACTGGCAACATCGTTGAGCATGGTAAAGCTAAAAAAGTTGTTGTTTTTAAATTTAAGAGAAAAAAAGATTTCAGAAAGAAACAAGGACATCGTCAGCCATACACAAAGGTTAAGATAGAAAAAATAAATGGATAG
- a CDS encoding ribosomal-processing cysteine protease Prp, with translation MTKITILKNRNGSIVEYEIKGHTGYGAFGEDILCASISILSQTALISLNEVCGIKENDIFYSIDDKRGYLKVSIPFELPREQREKADIVLKTMEVGLKGLIDIYPDYITLKYREV, from the coding sequence ATGACGAAGATAACTATACTCAAAAATAGGAATGGTAGTATAGTAGAGTATGAGATTAAAGGTCATACTGGTTATGGAGCCTTTGGAGAAGACATACTATGTGCCTCCATATCAATTTTGAGTCAAACAGCCCTTATTTCATTAAATGAAGTATGTGGCATAAAAGAGAATGACATATTTTATTCAATAGATGATAAAAGAGGATATTTAAAAGTATCCATACCCTTTGAACTCCCTAGAGAGCAAAGGGAAAAGGCAGACATAGTACTAAAGACTATGGAAGTGGGATTAAAGGGATTGATTGATATCTATCCAGATTATATAACCCTCAAATACAGGGAGGTGTAA
- the tnpA gene encoding IS200/IS605 family transposase, protein MDKNSLAHTKWNCKYHIVFAPKYRRQVIYGKIKNDIGKILRKLCEQKGVEILEATACTDHIHMVVAIPPKYSVSSIMGYLKGKSSLMIFDRHANLKYKYGNRHFWCRGYYVDTVGRNEKAIREYVKNQLQEDIANDQISLLEYVDPFTGEQVKKGKK, encoded by the coding sequence ATGGATAAAAATAGTTTAGCACATACTAAATGGAATTGCAAATATCACATAGTATTTGCACCAAAATATAGAAGACAAGTGATATATGGAAAAATTAAAAATGATATAGGAAAAATTTTAAGGAAGTTGTGTGAACAAAAAGGAGTGGAAATATTAGAAGCGACGGCTTGTACTGATCATATACATATGGTGGTAGCTATACCGCCTAAATATAGTGTGTCAAGTATAATGGGATATTTAAAGGGGAAAAGTTCGCTAATGATATTTGATAGACATGCGAATCTAAAATATAAGTATGGAAATAGACACTTTTGGTGCAGAGGATATTATGTAGACACAGTAGGACGTAATGAAAAAGCGATTAGAGAATATGTAAAAAATCAACTACAAGAAGATATAGCAAATGATCAAATAAGTCTACTAGAATATGTAGACCCGTTTACGGGTGAGCAAGTAAAGAAAGGCAAAAAGTAA